In Arachis stenosperma cultivar V10309 chromosome 1, arast.V10309.gnm1.PFL2, whole genome shotgun sequence, one DNA window encodes the following:
- the LOC130962957 gene encoding peroxidase 4-like, with the protein MTLFPSSSSSSLFLVFFLALLAGTSSSAHLLSENFYCRKCPQVFSAVKSVVEDAVAKEARLGASILRLFFHDCFIDGCDGSLLLDDTSTFKGEKTAAANNNSVRGFEVIDAIKSKVEALCPGVVSCADILAIASRDAVVILGGPFWDVKLGRRDSRTANFTAANTGVIPAPTSNLSTLISNFKSHGLDVKDLVALSGSHTIGQARCTSFRGHIYNDTDIDPSFAKLRQKNCPRQNGTGDNNLAPLDLQTPTHFENNYYKNLINKKGLLHSDQELFNGGSTDSLVKAYSQNNKAFASDFVTGMIKMGNILPLTGSKGEIRKNCRRVN; encoded by the exons atgacactttttccttcttcttcttcttcttctttattccttgttttttttcttgctCTTCTTGCTGGAACCTCTTCTTCAGCTCATCTACTTTCAGAGAATTTCTATTGTAGAAAATGTCCACAAGTTTTTAGTGCTGTGAAATCTGTTGTTGAAGATGCTGTGGCCAAAGAAGCACGCCTTGGTGCTTCTATTCTTCGCCTCTTCTTCCATGATTGCTTTATTGAT GGGTGTGATGGATCATTGTTATTGGATGATACATCAACATTCAAAGGAGAGAAGACAGCAGCAGCAAATAACAACTCAGTGAGAGGGTTTGAAGTAATTGATGCAATCAAGTCAAAGGTTGAAGCTTTGTGCCCCGGTGTTGTTTCATGTGCTGATATCTTGGCCATTGCTTCTCGTGATGCTGTTGTTATT CTTGGAGGGCCTTTTTGGGATGTGAAACTTGGAAGAAGGGATTCAAGAACAGCAAATTTCACAGCTGCCAACACTGGTGTAATTCCAGCTCCCACTTCTAACCTTAGTACCCTAATTTCCAATTTTAAGTCACATGGCCTTGATGTCAAGGACTTAGTTGCCTTATCTG GGTCTCACACAATTGGGCAAGCAAGGTGTACAAGTTTCAGAGGTCACATATACAATGACACCGACATTGACCCTTCATTTGCCAAGTTAAGGCAGAAAAATTGTCCAAGGCAAAATGGCACAGGAGACAACAATTTAGCACCCTTAGACCTACAAACACCCACACATTTTGAGAACAACTACTACAAGAACCTCATCAACAAAAAGGGTCTCCTTCATTCTGATCAAGAACTCTTCAATGGTGGATCCACTGATTCACTTGTTAAGGCCTATAGTCAGAATAATAAGGCCTTTGCTTCTGACTTTGTTACTGGAATGATTAAGATGGGGAACATCCTTCCCTTAACTGGGTCAAAAGGTGAGAtaaggaagaattgcagaagAGTGAATTAG
- the LOC130962926 gene encoding U-box domain-containing protein 4 isoform X1: MEISLLKMLVNGISSFLNLSFSGNINSEPISKYYQKAEEILRLLKPIIDAIAHSELASDEVLSKIFEELGHAIDELREHIENWHLLSSKVYFAMQVEPLISRIRTLGLNIFQQLKVSQQCLPDELSSEHLEHCVQKLKHLGHEEVSAVIKEAITEQREGLGPSSEVLAKIADSLGLKSNQEVLIEAVALEKLKENAEQTEKTAEAEYIDQMIAVVTHMHERLSMLKQAESSSPVPVPADFCCPLSLELMTDPVIVASGQTYERAFIRNWIDLGLTVCPKTRQALAHTNLIPNYTVKALIATWCESNNVKLVEPSKSTSLNQASVIQGYMESGTTRDSPVFSHSRGNQPSSPESARSHSFSSPGNNISSAGIQREGTSPLHPRSISEGSLSGMVNGQHMDLAGAGLDDRSASSDESSVDSVGQPSMSPSKRESSGAFIPDQAQAQAHVRTISYSSALSSGNFPQETPGDDNSSPQLSSSPAYSRDVSGELNPGLDSASAATVPSSHREPEFPPRSETRSRTSLWQRPSQRLVPRMASSPAAETRADLSAIESQVRKLVEGLKSTNIDTQREATVEIRLLAKHNMDNRIAIANCGAITILVELLRSPDTRIQENAVTALLNLSINDNNKSAIANAGAIEPLIHVLKTGSPEAKENSAATLFSLSVIEENKISIGRSGAIGPLVDLLGNGTPRGKKDAATALFNLSIFHENKNRIVQAGAVKHLVELMDPAAGMVDKAVAVLANLATIQEGRVAIGQEGGIPVLVEVVELGSARGKENAAAALLHLCLHSNRFLSMVLQEGAVPPLVALSQSGTPRAKEKAQALLNQFRSQRHNAGRG; this comes from the exons ATGGAGATATCATTGTTAAAGATGCTTGTTAATGGCATATCCTCGTTTCTGAATTTATCGTTTTCTGGAAACATCAACTCGGAACCCATCTCAAAGTATTACCAAAAGGCAGAGGAGATACTTAGGCTGTTGAAGCCAATTATTGATGCAATTGCTCATTCTGAGTTAGCTTCTGATGAAGTGCTTAGTAAGATATTTGAAGAACTTGGTCATGCAATTGATGAATTAAGGGAGCATATTGAGAACTGGCACCTGTTGTCCAGCAAAGTTTACTTT GCTATGCAAGTTGAACCCTTGATATCTAGGATAAGGACTTTGGGGCTCAATATTTTCCAGCAGCTGAAGGTTTCTCAGCAATGTCTGCCCGATGAATTGAGTTCTGAGCATCTGGAG CATTGTGTTCAGAAACTTAAGCATTTGGGACATGAAGAAGTATCAGCAGTCATTAAGGAAGCTATTACTGAACAACGGGAAGGTTTAGGACCCAGTTCAGAGGTCCTGGCAAAAATTGCTGATAGCCTAGGTCTAAAGTCTAATCAGGAGGTTCTGATTGAGGCTGTGGCCCTTGAAAAATTGAAGGAGAATGCTGAGCAAACTGAAAAGACTGCAGAAGCTGAATATATTGATCAAATGATTGCTGTTGTAACACATATGCATGAGCGGCTTAGTATGCTTAAGCAAGCTGAGAGTAGCAGCCCAGTTCCAGTACCTGCTGATTTTTGTTGTCCTCTCTCTTTGGAGTTGATGACTGATCCAGTGATTGTGGCATCAGGACAAACCTATGAGCGGGCTTTCATTAGGAACTGGATTGATCTTGGACTTACTGTTTGTCCGAAGACTCGGCAGGCACTAGCTCATACCAACCTAATACCTAACTACACTGTAAAAGCACTAATTGCAACTTGGTGTGAGTCAAACAATGTGAAACTGGTTGAGCCCTCGAAGTCCACTAGTTTAAATCAAGCATCTGTCATTCAGGGGTATATGGAGTCTGGTACAACCAGGGACTCACCTGTCTTTTCTCATTCCAGGGGCAACCAGCCATCCTCACCTGAGTCGGCGCGTTCTCATTCTTTTAGTTCACCAGGTAATAACATATCTTCTGCTGGAATCCAGCGAGAGGGAACATCACCATTGCATCCCCGTTCAATTTCTGAAGGTTCCTTAAGTGGTATGGTTAATGGGCAGCATATGGATCTTGCTGGAGCAGGTTTAGATGACAGGTCTGCTAGCTCAGATGAAAGCAGTGTGGATTCAGTTGGCCAACCCTCAATGTCGCCATCTAAAAGGGAATCGTCTGGTGCCTTTATCCCTGACCAAGCCCAAGCCCAAGCCCATGTTAGAACTATTTCTTACTCCAGTGCACTTTCTAGTGGAAATTTCCCCCAAGAAACACCAGGTGATGATAATAGTTCTCCTCAGTTGTCAAGCAGTCCAGCATACAGTAGAGATGTTTCAGGTGAATTAAATCCCGGCCTAGATTCTGCTAGTGCTGCTACCGTTCCATCTTCACATAGAGAACCAGAGTTCCCACCTCGATCAGAGACAAGGTCCCGAACATCTTTGTGGCAGCGACCATCCCAGAGGCTTGTTCCTAGGATGGCATCCTCTCCTGCTGCTGAAACTAGAGCTGATCTTTCTGCTATTGAATCCCAGGTTCGGAAGTTGGTTGAGGGCTTGAAGAGCACCAATATTGATACTCAGAGAGAGGCAACAGTAGAAATTCGGCTTCTTGCCAAGCATAATATGGATAATCGAATTGCAATTGCAAACTGTGGAGCCATTACCATATTAGTTGAGTTACTCAGATCACCAGATACAAGGATCCAGGAAAATGCTGTTACTGCACTTCTGAACTTATCAATCAATGACAATAACAAAAGTGCAATAGCAAATGCTGGTGCAATTGAACCTCTGATTCATGTGCTGAAGACAGGGAGCCCAGAAGCCAAGGAGAATTCTGCTGCCACTCTATTCAGCTTATCAGTGATTGAGGAAAACAAAATTAGCATTGGTAGGTCGGGGGCTATTGGACCGTTGGTTGATCTATTAGGGAATGGAACTCCTAGGGGTAAGAAAGACGCAGCCACTGCTTTGTTTAATTTGTCAATATTTCATGAAAACAAGAATCGAATTGTGCAAGCTGGTGCCGTGAAGCACCTTGTGGAGTTAATGGACCCTGCTGCCGGAATGGTTGATAAGGCAGTGGCAGTCTTAGCAAATCTGGCCACAATTCAAGAAGGAAGAGTTGCTATTGGTCAGGAAGGTGGGATTCCTGTTTTGGTCGAGGTTGTCGAGTTGGGCTCTGCAAGAGGAAAAGAGAATGCAGCAGCAGCTCTTCTGCATCTATGCTTACATAGCAACAGATTCTTAAGCATGGTGCTTCAGGAAGGAGCTGTCCCACCATTAGTCGCGTTATCACAGTCAGGTACCCCGAGGGCCAAAGAAAAG gCCCAGGCTCTCCTCAATCAATTTAGAAGTCAGAGACATAATGCGGGGAGGGGCTGA
- the LOC130962926 gene encoding U-box domain-containing protein 4 isoform X2, with the protein MEISLLKMLVNGISSFLNLSFSGNINSEPISKYYQKAEEILRLLKPIIDAIAHSELASDEVLSKIFEELGHAIDELREHIENWHLLSSKVYFAMQVEPLISRIRTLGLNIFQQLKVSQQCLPDELSSEHLEHCVQKLKHLGHEEVSAVIKEAITEQREGLGPSSEVLAKIADSLGLKSNQEVLIEAVALEKLKENAEQTEKTAEAEYIDQMIAVVTHMHERLSMLKQAESSSPVPVPADFCCPLSLELMTDPVIVASGQTYERAFIRNWIDLGLTVCPKTRQALAHTNLIPNYTVKALIATWCESNNVKLVEPSKSTSLNQASVIQGYMESGTTRDSPVFSHSRGNQPSSPESARSHSFSSPGLDDRSASSDESSVDSVGQPSMSPSKRESSGAFIPDQAQAQAHVRTISYSSALSSGNFPQETPGDDNSSPQLSSSPAYSRDVSGELNPGLDSASAATVPSSHREPEFPPRSETRSRTSLWQRPSQRLVPRMASSPAAETRADLSAIESQVRKLVEGLKSTNIDTQREATVEIRLLAKHNMDNRIAIANCGAITILVELLRSPDTRIQENAVTALLNLSINDNNKSAIANAGAIEPLIHVLKTGSPEAKENSAATLFSLSVIEENKISIGRSGAIGPLVDLLGNGTPRGKKDAATALFNLSIFHENKNRIVQAGAVKHLVELMDPAAGMVDKAVAVLANLATIQEGRVAIGQEGGIPVLVEVVELGSARGKENAAAALLHLCLHSNRFLSMVLQEGAVPPLVALSQSGTPRAKEKAQALLNQFRSQRHNAGRG; encoded by the exons ATGGAGATATCATTGTTAAAGATGCTTGTTAATGGCATATCCTCGTTTCTGAATTTATCGTTTTCTGGAAACATCAACTCGGAACCCATCTCAAAGTATTACCAAAAGGCAGAGGAGATACTTAGGCTGTTGAAGCCAATTATTGATGCAATTGCTCATTCTGAGTTAGCTTCTGATGAAGTGCTTAGTAAGATATTTGAAGAACTTGGTCATGCAATTGATGAATTAAGGGAGCATATTGAGAACTGGCACCTGTTGTCCAGCAAAGTTTACTTT GCTATGCAAGTTGAACCCTTGATATCTAGGATAAGGACTTTGGGGCTCAATATTTTCCAGCAGCTGAAGGTTTCTCAGCAATGTCTGCCCGATGAATTGAGTTCTGAGCATCTGGAG CATTGTGTTCAGAAACTTAAGCATTTGGGACATGAAGAAGTATCAGCAGTCATTAAGGAAGCTATTACTGAACAACGGGAAGGTTTAGGACCCAGTTCAGAGGTCCTGGCAAAAATTGCTGATAGCCTAGGTCTAAAGTCTAATCAGGAGGTTCTGATTGAGGCTGTGGCCCTTGAAAAATTGAAGGAGAATGCTGAGCAAACTGAAAAGACTGCAGAAGCTGAATATATTGATCAAATGATTGCTGTTGTAACACATATGCATGAGCGGCTTAGTATGCTTAAGCAAGCTGAGAGTAGCAGCCCAGTTCCAGTACCTGCTGATTTTTGTTGTCCTCTCTCTTTGGAGTTGATGACTGATCCAGTGATTGTGGCATCAGGACAAACCTATGAGCGGGCTTTCATTAGGAACTGGATTGATCTTGGACTTACTGTTTGTCCGAAGACTCGGCAGGCACTAGCTCATACCAACCTAATACCTAACTACACTGTAAAAGCACTAATTGCAACTTGGTGTGAGTCAAACAATGTGAAACTGGTTGAGCCCTCGAAGTCCACTAGTTTAAATCAAGCATCTGTCATTCAGGGGTATATGGAGTCTGGTACAACCAGGGACTCACCTGTCTTTTCTCATTCCAGGGGCAACCAGCCATCCTCACCTGAGTCGGCGCGTTCTCATTCTTTTAGTTCACCAG GTTTAGATGACAGGTCTGCTAGCTCAGATGAAAGCAGTGTGGATTCAGTTGGCCAACCCTCAATGTCGCCATCTAAAAGGGAATCGTCTGGTGCCTTTATCCCTGACCAAGCCCAAGCCCAAGCCCATGTTAGAACTATTTCTTACTCCAGTGCACTTTCTAGTGGAAATTTCCCCCAAGAAACACCAGGTGATGATAATAGTTCTCCTCAGTTGTCAAGCAGTCCAGCATACAGTAGAGATGTTTCAGGTGAATTAAATCCCGGCCTAGATTCTGCTAGTGCTGCTACCGTTCCATCTTCACATAGAGAACCAGAGTTCCCACCTCGATCAGAGACAAGGTCCCGAACATCTTTGTGGCAGCGACCATCCCAGAGGCTTGTTCCTAGGATGGCATCCTCTCCTGCTGCTGAAACTAGAGCTGATCTTTCTGCTATTGAATCCCAGGTTCGGAAGTTGGTTGAGGGCTTGAAGAGCACCAATATTGATACTCAGAGAGAGGCAACAGTAGAAATTCGGCTTCTTGCCAAGCATAATATGGATAATCGAATTGCAATTGCAAACTGTGGAGCCATTACCATATTAGTTGAGTTACTCAGATCACCAGATACAAGGATCCAGGAAAATGCTGTTACTGCACTTCTGAACTTATCAATCAATGACAATAACAAAAGTGCAATAGCAAATGCTGGTGCAATTGAACCTCTGATTCATGTGCTGAAGACAGGGAGCCCAGAAGCCAAGGAGAATTCTGCTGCCACTCTATTCAGCTTATCAGTGATTGAGGAAAACAAAATTAGCATTGGTAGGTCGGGGGCTATTGGACCGTTGGTTGATCTATTAGGGAATGGAACTCCTAGGGGTAAGAAAGACGCAGCCACTGCTTTGTTTAATTTGTCAATATTTCATGAAAACAAGAATCGAATTGTGCAAGCTGGTGCCGTGAAGCACCTTGTGGAGTTAATGGACCCTGCTGCCGGAATGGTTGATAAGGCAGTGGCAGTCTTAGCAAATCTGGCCACAATTCAAGAAGGAAGAGTTGCTATTGGTCAGGAAGGTGGGATTCCTGTTTTGGTCGAGGTTGTCGAGTTGGGCTCTGCAAGAGGAAAAGAGAATGCAGCAGCAGCTCTTCTGCATCTATGCTTACATAGCAACAGATTCTTAAGCATGGTGCTTCAGGAAGGAGCTGTCCCACCATTAGTCGCGTTATCACAGTCAGGTACCCCGAGGGCCAAAGAAAAG gCCCAGGCTCTCCTCAATCAATTTAGAAGTCAGAGACATAATGCGGGGAGGGGCTGA
- the LOC130981277 gene encoding phosphatidate cytidylyltransferase 4, chloroplastic-like, producing MAHPRVTNSLSSTTTISLFCNHHNPNNPKKPFVLLPIRACPCRPRPSQSLILHKATPSSFFFSNCKPLLRFTRRTGASPPPRVIGQAQPEHLPQSNAEGEDVLLKPQVSQLRNRIVFGLAIGITVGGVVLAGGWVFAVAMAAAVFAGAREYFELVRSRGITEGMTPPPRYVSRVCSVACALLPLYIMYRGHIDVSVTSAAFVLAMALLLQRGSPRFAQLSSAIFGLFYCGYLPCFWVKLRCGLAAPALNTRIGATWPVLLGGQAHWTVGLVATLISISSIIAADTFAFLGGKVFGRTPLTNISPKKTWEGTIIGFCGCIVTSVVLSKIFSWPMSLSSSIALGVLNFFGSVFGDLTESMIKRDAGVKDSGSLIPGHGGVLDRVDSYVFTGALAYSFVKTFLPLYGV from the exons ATGGCTCACCCCCGAGTCACCAACTCGCTCAGTTCCACCACCACAATTTCACTCTTCTGCAACCACCATAACCCTAACAATCCGAAGAAACCCTTTGTTCTTCTTCCAATTCGCGCTTGCCCATGCCGCCCACGCCCTTCCCAATCCCTAATTCTCCATAAAGctactccatcatccttcttcttctctaatTGCAAGCCGTTGCTCCGGTTCACCCGCCGAACCGGAGCCTCGCCTCCACCGCGCGTGATTGGTCAGGCCCAACCGGAACACCTTCCACAGAGCAATGCCGAAGGG GAAGACGTGCTCTTGAAACCTCAAGTTAGTCAGCTTAGGAACAGAATTGTTTTTGGACTTGCGATTGGAATAACCGTAGGTGGTGTTGTTTTGGCTGGAGGGTGGGTTTTTGCAGTTGCCATGGCTGCTGCTGTTTTTGCTGGGGCACGTGAGTATTTTGAATTGGTTCGGAGTCGTGGAATTACTGAAGGAATGACACCTCCTCCACGCTATGTCTCACGAGTCTGCTCTGTCGCTTGTGCCCTATTGCCCTTGTACATCAT GTATCGTGGTCATATTGATGTCTCTGTAACTTCTGCTGCATTTGTTTTGGCCATGGCATTACTCTTACAAAGAGGAAGTCCACGCTTTGCCCAGCTAAGTAGTGCCATATTTGGATTATTTTATTGTGGCTATCTTCCGTGCTTTTGGGTTAAGCTTCGATGTGGTTTAGCAGCTCCAGCCTTGAATACGA GAATAGGAGCAACATGGCCTGTGCTTCTTGGTGGTCAAGCTCATTGGACAGTTGGTCTTGTGGCAACTTTGATTTCCATTAGCAGCATAATTGCAGCTGATACATTCGCATTTCTTGGTGGCAAG GTATTTGGTAGAACACCACTTACCAATATAAGTCCTAAGAAGACATGGGAGGGTACGATAataggcttttgtgggtgtatAGTTACTTCTGTTgtgctttcaaaaattttcagtTGGCCAATGTCATTATCAAG TTCAATAGCTCTCGGTGTACTGAATTTCTTTGGATCTGTTTTTGGTGATCTCACTGAATCAATGATTAAACGCGATGCGGGTGTGAAAGACTCAGGCTCCTTAATACCTGGTCATG GTGGAGTACTAGACAGAGTGGACAGTTATGTGTTTACTGGTGCGCTCGCATACTCCTTCGTCAAAACCTTTCTACCTCTATATGGGGTATAA